In Manis pentadactyla isolate mManPen7 chromosome 3, mManPen7.hap1, whole genome shotgun sequence, a single window of DNA contains:
- the LOC118929391 gene encoding fatty acid-binding protein, adipocyte, with protein MCDAFLGTWKLVSSENFDDYMKEVGVGFATRKVAGMAKPNMIISKNGDMITIKSESTFKNTEITFKLGQEFDEVTADDRKVKSIITLDGDALVQVQKWDGKSTTIKRKQVDDKLVVECTMKGVTSTRVYERA; from the exons ATGTGTGATGCCTTTTTGGGCACCTGGAAACTTGTCTCCAGTGAAAACTTTGATGATTACATGAAAGAAGTGG GAGTGGGCTTTGCCACAAGGAAAGTGGCTGGCATGGCTAAACCCAACATGATCATCAGTAAGAACGGGGATATGATCACCATCAAATCGGAAAGCACCTTTAAAAATACTGAGATTACCTTCAAACTGGGCCAGGAATTTGATGAAGTCACTGCAGATGACAGGAAAGTCAAG AGCATCATAACCTTAGATGGAGATGCCCTGGTACAGGTGCAGAAGTGGGATGGAAAATCAACCACTATAAAGAGAAAACAAGTGGATGATAAACTGGTGGTG gaATGTACCATGAAAGGAGTCACTTCCACCAGAGTTTATGAGAGGGCATAA
- the LOC118929402 gene encoding LOW QUALITY PROTEIN: fatty acid-binding protein 9-like (The sequence of the model RefSeq protein was modified relative to this genomic sequence to represent the inferred CDS: substituted 1 base at 1 genomic stop codon) yields the protein MIESLLGTWKLVSTENFDEYLKQLXVNYTTRNLAGLAKPRSSISAVWDEVNFKIDSLKNTEIFFKLGEEFDKPQQITCIITFDGDSMIHVQKWLGKETTMKRQIGHGKMIVVSFL from the exons ATGATTGAGTCCCTCTTGGGaacctggaagctggtctccacTGAAAATTTTGATGAATACCTGAAACAACTGT GAGTGAATTATACAACTCGAAACTTGGCAGGATTAGCAAAACCAAGAAGCAGTATTAGTGCTGTCTGGGATGAGGTGAACTTCAAAATAGACAGTTTGAAGAACACTGAGATCTTCTTCAAGCTGGGGGAAGAATTTGATAAACCACAGCAGATAACCTG CATCATAACATTCGATGGTGACTCAATGATTCATGTCCAAAAATGGCTTGGCAAGGAGAcaacaatgaaaagacaaatcGGACATGGAAAAATGATAGTGGTAAGTTTTCTCTAA